In the Colletotrichum lupini chromosome 4, complete sequence genome, cgtatattaaaaataaaaataaccttatactaagtacttaaaaactataaaacgctctacttaaggctaagatctagctttaatattaaaataaaaataccgtactaaacctatttttaggtatataacggcctttattagtaatattaagttaattaaacgtataaaaaaaaaagaaaaaggctaaatacggcaatcgttaataaggaggcctagattcgttaaataagtaaagatttaacttataggtagggtaataaaaaaagtaatattatatttctaaaaaagatagatattagttaagtaactactttaaaaaagagcgtactaaattatataaataatataaaaagttaagggtagtagatagtaaaactagcccttatcggtttaactaattcctcgttatatataaaggcaagtccgggggtacggaacttagtaacagtagctaaagtagtagtttaaaatatataccccctataagagatttagaaaataaaaaagatcttactccttatactaataaattagattataacgaaatcgacgatattaactactctttttttaccctattagcctctagaggatatacgaagctaaataaatagagggtagtaaaagctcttaataagtaggcttttatttacggataataagagaaggtcccttaaataataaatataaaagtaattaaaaaagtaaatttaataaggctaaagcctattttcttaacgattaaaaaaaagacgctatctcttttaatatttaaaaaaaaagaatataatactaagtaaatttaggggtagctagaggggtcctttttatactacttagatccctcgaatactaagcttatataagtattttacgcgAGTAAAAGgtatagtttaaataatttttataagattatcctaaatattaaggtattataataattaactaaaggaaaagggtaattctaagtactataaaagatcgtattagtaacgcttaatatattaataataagtattataaggattagttttagcctaagtaaagaaatcgttaccctaagtataataaaaataaaaacgtacttcggaacgataactttttatattttacttattaataccctatttctcttatatctaaaaaatatagattaactaagtattatatttaataatacgaagaacagaatctctagtaataagtacttcgagatagttaaacgataataggggtatacgtttataaagcttattaataatacgaagttaattaattacttaatgaaaaataagcttagaagactatattagagatttaagtacccgttagttatgaggctatataacttcctaaagtaattaagtaataataatatcgaaataggggcgctagagtagttaacgaaagtatattactaatactaaataaatacgcagagcctatgtagatttaagtttaaattgcgtaataagcttaactttaactaagaaatcgtcgtcgatatcttttatttaaatagttagctagtactatatataattaacgtagctatatccttctaaatagggcaattcctctaggatttataaataaagatagtataggcagccctataaaaaagctagatcgatatatactaaggaccgctagatagtattagaaccgacgctagtactagctttaaattagtaaaatttaaggataatacgacggcctatagtatatagctaaaagtcgtacccgttaaagcgtactatagtattaaaaaagtaaagagggtatattagtaattaaaaagggcgtttagaattattaaaaaggaaaatccggattttattaataacgaatgtctctagatagtacttaaatactataataatactatagggcctaacggacttatactaacgctattagtatttagagcatatttaagaacgactttagcctcgctattattgctaagtataagctaacgagcctaagtagttaaaaaagtaatataagtactgcgcgaggtaagcgtaaaaaagtaagttaataaagtaattactacgcgcaataggcccgatataagggataatttagatatattattaaattcggatatataagtatagtacgaaattacttaataataggctaggctatataagttaatttccgttaacgagcgctcttatatagtcgcgagagatcgtaactagctacttaaagtattaattacggtagttagaccgtactatatagatcctaacgaggtaatttctaacttataaaaagaagaagagctaggggaaactatataacccgtagcaaaggcataggaaattatccttaacgaaatcgtcgtagtagtactaataaacgacgaggaaaaggaaattactaaaagggtactaatactactagcgagacgtcgtaaaagactacgatagcaagccctaacgcggcaatttattactagtaacgaggtaattaacaccttttatataataaaagagaaagccgatttcgagctagcggttaaactatataaaaaaggcgtaattataactattaaaaagccgtataagggattagatcttattaaaatagatactttttataattaaggggtctatcgatttatcctatacgacctagaaaaatatataaacctctatatatttaaattacgaatagtttataagattaaagggaaaggaataccctagccgtacgagaagtctagatacgtaatttaggggtacggcgacgttaaaaaagcgacgctatttatataatcgcttattatatagcgctatagctaataattaataataatactaataatatcgctatagaaaaagggatacgagatttagagccgtaatattacctaggcctatacttaattagccacagggcttataaagagaatcctagcctatttactaaaggaaatagctagtaagtacctagaaagcacgattattaaagtgcttaagctactatataggctcgtagaatcgggcacttattaataagctacttactacgatttttatattaattaactattaataattacctctacgtacgacccgtatttactaatcgtagagtataaaagcgactaatttaggatcgttagaatataaaccgacgatatattaagcctatctaatattaattttataaaaaaggaggataaggagctctaaaaagcgggcttcgtagcgaagctaaaagaggtctttataataaatacccccctagtatttaacagtaggatttttataatcgaaggAGAAAccattattttttaataaaaggggtagggcgagaagattaacctcgttaatccgaacgtaaccgatattaagaagtagtataaggctaagcttatataaggggtatatattataagtatttattagcttaaggcgacttttaactatattagggtagcgtaggctatagatctaactaaacaaaacgtcgaggtacttaataagcggcttaagtaataataaataaatctcgatcgaggtctcgtttattacctaatcgaccttgcgactagtaagctctacgtctttattaataagttatttataaataataataaccttacttcgtaattagggtatattattatcctagctaacgagagtataggcgagagcgaatttactatatataataatataatctactactcgttaactaaaaataagtaggtaataagaagtatattagtattagaggtttatagtatagttaacgacgttaacctctcttatacgattttaacgacgctaaaaaagattactaatcgaattagccttttacctattttaacggttatttatatagattcttacttactatacgaataccttattaaattaagaacgataaaagaaaagaggcctataatcgatattatagcccttaagtaattatacaaAAGGTAcgaaatacttaagatttattagattaataataaaaataaccttataaacgcttttataaaagtagtactaaataagggattagagtaatttataagtagtagaaaagttactatacgaatagagagataggttatataaaaagagtagagaaaagggggaaaaaagacgacttagtaaacgggcccgaggttaaattatacctctaaccgtagcggttaaattaataaaagaaagagaaaattagtattaaattaaaagtctaatttaactataatatatagctaactacgcaggggctaattaggggccctatttacgattatcgtagctagcctaacttacggttagaacctcctttttatacctacgcagatatttatatagtttaattaatctcttcgttaactacggttcgaactaactaccctgtaatagggatactaacaactTCCTTCTATCGCCAAGCTCAACTTCCCCAGATTGTTGACCGGTCTAGCGTCGGATTCGTCCGCCGCAATGTTCTACATCATCGGTGTGAATACCACTCATGGCTGGTCTTTTGCATTCCCTACAGCCATGGGCTTTCGGCCAGCAAAGCATCAGCACACGTGGGAGTGCACCGGGCCGGCGCTTCTTCCTCGAGTCCCCTTGTAACGTTCACAGTCGCATCCCAGCATCCGCTGTATCCCAGTAGATACAGCAAGCCTGATAACGTTTTCCTTCCCCAAGCAACAACCCGTGTATCCTTTCCGGCAAAGAGGCCCACTCGAATATCAAGAGAGTCGATAGGGAACCGGGAATCGGCGCCGGAAACTCTACCTGCGTGATGCCTGTTCTGAACTCCCCGCACTTCGTTACACGTGCGGGGAGACAACATCAAATCTCCAAGATGAAGCACAGCCTTCCATAAAGGCGCGACCCATGCAACGCCTCGTGATAAGCCTCATATTTAATCTACATCATCGTGTTAGTATAGACCTCTCAGGCCAACAGACACACCCTGAATCAACCCCTTGCATCGTGTAACCATCCAATAATCATCCCCGAACCTACCTCTTTCAGGCATCCTTAGAACAGCACTCTCtcacacacatacacacacacaacACACATCAGCCAACCCCCACCATGACACCACCAAAGAACGTCGTCTTCGACGTAGTCGGCACCCTCGTCACATACGAGCACCTCTTCGAGGCAATCGACGAGCGCCTAGGCGAACGCCTCCGCGCCCGCGGCATCCAGCCAAAACTCCTCGGCTGCTGCTGGCTCGAGGTCGCCGAGCGCGAGTACACCTACCTCTCCATGTCGGGCCGCTACGTCGTCTTCTACAAGGTCTTCACCGCCCTCTTTTACCGCTGCCTGCACTACGCCGGCATCGAGGACCCGCGCGCCTTCGCGAGCGACGAGGACGTCGACTACCTCATTGGCGAGTGGAAGAGCCTGCGACTGCGCGAAGGCGCCGCCGAGTGCGTGGCGAAGCTCCGCGCCGCGGGTTTTACGGTGTGGTGCTTCACGGCGGGCGACATCGCCCGCGTCGGTGGCTACTTCTCGAGGGGCGGGGTCGAGATGCCTGTTGAGAACTTGCTCTCGTGCGATTCGTCTGGCCTGGCGAAGCCGACTCCCGAGGCGTATACGCCTATCTTGAAGAAGTTGTCTGCTGATGGGTGCGAGCCTTGGTTTGCGGCGGCGCATTTGTGGGATGCGTCGACGGCGAAGACTGTGGGGTAAGTCGACCTACTAGTTCACTAATCTTTGTGTTGTATTGGACTCACTGACATCTCGCAGATTCAAGGCGGCATACTGCACTGCTCTGGAGGGAGAGGCGTTGCCAGAGATTTTCGGTGAGATGGACGTTGTGGCAGAGACGCTACCGGCGATGGCGGACAGAATTATTGCTACGTATGAGAAGTAGTCCACCTGTCATCTTGCATAATACAAAAACTCGTTGATTCAAACTTGCGTTGATCATTTAGATTGAACATTATCAATTTTGTATAAACATTAGACAGTAATTATGTTAGAGTCTCCTTCATGAGCGTCTGCGCTCTAGTCCCATTGACGCTCGTAATTATTCGTCAAACTCATTTCGGCCCACCTTGCTTGGCTGCCGCCATCGCCGCCATCTTGGCTTTGCGGGCTGCCCTCCATCCCGGAGATTTAATTCGTAGTACTGTGAGACACACCATTAGCATACAAGCTTTCCAAGACGCGACTAAGGGTGGGCTAACCTATTACAGCAGACCCGACAAGGACCAAGTCTAATAATGCGAGTCCTGTGAAACACCATCCACTTCCCATCTTGGAGACGAGAGAAGGGATCACAAGGGCGGCGATGGCAGCACCGGGATTCCGTAGCATGTTCCCGAGCGCAAAGGCGCCTGCGGCCTGCTGGGCCACGCACTCGGTCAAAAAGGCCGTCGTGGCCACAAATACCCAGTTCATCCCGAAGCCGGCTGTACAAGAGTCACACACGTCAGTCTCGGGTTCACGTGAGATGGAAAGCAGAAACATAACCGTCTTTCCCAATGTAGTACAAGAACTTACTCAGAAAAGTGGCAACTAGAACGGCGGCGGGGTGGAGTGAGATGTCGACGAACCACCCGTACATGGCACATCCACCAGCGCAAACAACGACACCCCAAATCTGGTCTGCAAGTCTATTTTCGGGATCGACGGTGTTGTCAGGAGACGCCTTGACTGCGCGCGCTCTCCGCCAATCCGAGAAGCGTCCACCTATCAAGGAACCCGCAATCATGGCGACGCCGACGGCGATGAAACCGGCGCCGACGCCTGCGCTGGACCAGTTGTAGCGGTCGGCGAGCTCAGTGGGCAGCTGCACTGCGATAGCAAAGTAGGTCGAGTAGAGCATGGCGGTGTTGAAGGACACGATGCCGATGGGTGGGTAGCTGAAGAGACGCCAGTACATGAGCAGAGTTGGCTTGGGAGGCGGGGGACCTCTCTCCGATTCTGGTGCCAGGGGCGAAGACAGCTTTGGGGGGAAGAGGATGAAGCTAGACTGGGAGTAGAGCTTGCCACTGCCAACCCTGGCGCGCAGAGTCTCTGGAAGCATGAGGATGTTGATGATCCAGAGCACGAAGCCGGCAATGGCTGTGGAGTGTAATTAGTATGGTTTTGTTTGATAAGGGCTGGGAGGATGGAAAGGCTCACCAAGGAAGCCAAAGATCCAGCGCCATGATGCCACCGTCAACGCGCCTCCTATCACTGGGCCGAGGACAGGGCCGAGCTGAGGGCCTAGGAGGAAGATGCTCATTGCGAATGCTCTCTCTTTGGGTGGAGTGACCTGAGAATTGGGTTAGTAATGTGAGCTGTTGGTGTGTGGTAAAGTCTCTCGAGGAACTTACATCGGCGACAGTGCCTGCGCCCATCGACACCACGGCCGCAGACCCAAAGGCCTGGACGATACGAAGAAACACAAGAGCGCCATAGTTGGCTGGTACTGCAGCCAGAAGAATATTGGCAACAATATAGATGGAGAGAGAGATGATGTACAGTGGTCTCCTGCCCTTCCAATCGGCGAAACTGGCCCAGAATAGTGGCTGGTGGAGTGTAAGTGTCATGTGCTATCTTGAGTATGGGTTTTGAAAAGGCTGGGGAACATACACCGAAGGCGAAGGTAAGCATGAAAACGGATACGGTAACGTTGATGGCCGTTGCGCTCGCGTGGAATTCATTCTCTAAGGTAGGCAGAGCAGGGAGGTAGATGTTGCCGGCCAGAGGCCCAAAACACCCGGCCACGGTGACAACGATGAGGATGAAGCGCTTTCGCCATGGCGAGAAGGCCGAGTAAGCCGGCGGGGCACCGGCTTTCTTCTCTGGATCCCCGGCGGACTGGGCTGgaggcgacggcggcggcggctggcTGGCGGTGGTAGTGCTGGTGTTAGCCGGGGCCGGCACCTCCTGTGAAGACATTATGTGATCTTTAGTGGGCGTCGTCGTGCCCGAAGTTGATGGACTGGAATTAACCATCTTTGACAAAGAATATTTGAACAAAGCGATGCAGAAATGATACTCAAAACTAGAGACTCCGAGGCAGGCCCACGGGCACGAAGGAGTAAGAAAGAGAAACTCGGCGGTCAAAAGTCAGAAAGCGATAAAATGAAGCAGCACTGCTCCGGTGATTACCGTTGTTTCTGATCCTGTGTACGGACACTAGGAAACGCAAGGTATGTATGAACGATTCAGTGTCCATTTAATAAACCCCTGGCTTCTTGGGCGAGCCCTTCTCAGTCTTACACGCAAGGTAGTAACGTACTCCGTCCAGGTCAAAGGCAGTGATCAGGAAGGGCCCGTCCAACACCGGCCCACTCGGTCAGCTCTTGCTGGATCCTCATCGGGGCACTGCCGCAGTTCCCTGGCGGGCGTATGCGGGGAGGCTCCGCCCAAAGTACCGGTACCTCTACGGTCGCAATACGTACCTGAAGGCACGTCCCCGGTCCACTTTACGCCAACCCGCCTTGGGAAAGTCCAGAGAACCTCATCAaactctctttctctcgctGCATCTTCTGCTTCCTCTATTCCTTGTCTGGTCATTCTTGGCATCACAACTCGTATCAGGCCCGCTTGGCGGCCAATGAACCTTCCCAAAGATGTGGCCTTTTGTCCTTGACTTTGTCTGGTGCGACTGACCGATGCGCCGGGCATCGCACAGCCCGGCGTGCCGCTGACTGTAGTTTAGGTCTGCAGACAAATTTGTACGACGAACGTCTGATGTCTCGGAGGCACAAACGCAATGTTCCATGTTCCTTCACCAACCCGCATATGCGGTCTATTTCGAGAAGACGACGAAGCCTCTATTCATACCTACCTGACCGTGATTCCTAATCCTGTCTTGTAGCCTTTTCCTGCATGTCATCTCTGGGCAGCTAGAGCTTCTGCTACCTTACTTTGAGTAGGGCTGAGGAGAAGGAAGGAAGACTGCTTCCGTCTTGTCGATGGTCTCATCTTGACCCTTGTAAGTGCTACCGTTGCTTTTTGCTCTTTCTCGCTTCCTCGGAACATCGGCCCTTGAACATATAAGCTTGTTATTTCTTTGTCGCACCTTTGACTTACACCGCAATTGCAGACGCCATTCACGAAGAGATGCTACTATTTTTGCTAGAGGTTTTACTCCTCGGAGCGCTGCTCCTTGgactcgtttactactttcTTCTCTTGCCTCCTAGATACCCGCAAAACATCCCGGCGATACCGTTCTGGGTAGCCCTCATTCCCTTCTTCAAGGACGTTGACCAGTCGGACATTTTCCGTCAGTACATCGACAAGCCGCTGCGTACTCATGGAGCAGTCAAAATTTTCTTTGGCGCGCAATGGAACATCTTGGTACATCGTCCCTCGTATCTGGTTGAAATATTCAAAGACGAGGATTTGTACGAGAAGAGCGGCAACCAGAAGAAGATCCCACACAGCGTCCTGGCAGAGTTCCTTGGTAAGTGTTCTTTGCCACCCTTGGTGCTTCGAAAAATTCTAACTCGGAAACAGGCGACAATATTATCTCGGCAAGAGGCGACGTCTGGAAGAACTATCGGTCGGTCATCAAGCCAGGCCTCCAGAGGAATTTCGATGGCGAAATCATCGAAAGCAACGCAGTCGGCCTGTGCCGTCTCCTTCGCGAATCCCAAAAGCGGGCAGGCagcggaggcggcggcgttgCTGTGCAGGACCTGTTGCAGCGGTATTCCGTCTCCAACTTCACCGAAGCCGTCTTGGGTACGAAGTTGCATGTAAGTCGCCCTGGCCCCCACGACAAGACCGAATCTAGCAGGGGTGTTTCGCAGCGTGCTGACCGCAGCCGATTCGTCGCAGGCACTCGACAGAGCAGATGCTCCTATCAATCTCCTCCAGACGGCGGTCAAGAGGGAGATCTTCAAGCCCATCTTTATGAGCTTTCCATTCCTCGACAGGCTGCCGCTCAAGTCTCGCTTGGCGGCCCGACGCACTGTGGGCCTGTTCAAGAACGAGCTCAAACGCGCGCTGCAGGCGAGCCACCACATGCCTATGGAGAAGACATCACCCCTGTCAGACCAATCCGACGACAAACTCGGCCAGCGCATGCTCGATGCCAGAGCATCGGGCATGTGGGATGAGAAGCAGCTCCTCGACAACCTCACCGTGTCATTCGTGGCCGGTCAAGAGAACCCACAGCTGCTCATGATCTCGAGCCTGTATCTTTTGGCGAAACATCCTGTAAGTCAGCAAACCTGCCCAGGCCCGTGCCGTCTCACGCGTGCATTCGTTGCTGACAAGACTGGTGGGGGGTTAGGAGGCGCAAGAGGCTTTGCGCCAAGAAATCCTTTCCAAGGATGCCAAGTCTTCAGCAGATCTGGCCAAAGAAGACATGCCGTATCTCACCTCGCTCATCTACGAGTGCTTGCGCTTGTTCCCTCCCATTGGTCAATTGATCAACCGGAAGGCTGCGGAGACGGCGCTGCTAGGCGGCGACGTCGTAATCCCAAAAGGGACATATGTCGGCTACCACTGCTACTCAACAAACCGATGCCCGACTGCGTGGGGTCCCACAGCAGACAAGTTTGACCCCGGACGGTTCGTCTCACAAGTGCACATCCTTTGAAATATCGTGAGGCTCATGTTTGCAGGTGGGGATCATCCTCAGAAGTTATTCAGCAAAACTACCGCCGCCGTCGGGTAAGGGGGGAGTGGATCAGCTTTCATGGTGGTAAGACAGACTCCAAAGAAAGAGTGGTGAATCATTCTACCATGATGGACCTGCTGACTCTATCTCAGGCAAACGCGCGTGCCTCGGAGAGAAATTCGCAATGTTGGAAATGGGGACCACCCTGATCCAGCTGGTCCGCGAATTCTCCTTCGCTTTGGACCCGATGTGGGTTGACCGCAAGACTCCGGTAAGTTTAAGCCTGTCGCTGCCTATGTCCCCGCGGTAGACCGAGTTCCCCACTCTCTCCAGAATTTCGGCGCTGACGAAAGGCTTCTTGTTCGCTTTTTCTCCAGGCCGGTCCCCTTTATCCTCGAGCACTTCGGCTGGTTTTGACAGACAGGGTTGACGATGAAAAGAGAGTCGTGAACTAGTCGGGCCTGGGTGATGTGCGGGTTCGGGCGGTTTTGGGTAGATTGAGTTTTGATTTGCTCTCTGGGGGTTTAGATAGGGTTACAAAGTTTGATAATCATAGTGATAATAAGACGCTACTTTCCGATGAACAGGTACTTCCCGCATCATCCCTGCCCGAACTCTCGGTTCCCCATAATTAAGAACCAGGGGCTACGCTTCTAAATTAATCGACAAGCATGATTGGAGAAGGCCGCTTCGATCTTCGTCCAAATGCACCAGAAGCGAAAGCATGCCGATCCACCCAATGGAAAGCAACTCCTGTGCTGCTCTATGTCCAAGAACCTCACGTCGACCCGAATGCAACTCCAACTTTCGAAAAGCCGCAATCCAACGCCAAGAAAGCCGCGCCATAGTTGGTGCATACTGCGTATGCTCGCTGCGGTATCTTGCGGAATCTCAGCAAGCTGCCTGCCTGTGCTGCGGACATGCAAACTGCAAAGTACAAATAAATATTTGCACTCGAGTGGGAAccaccttttttttttcgcgCGTGAGGAACCGGGGCGGTAAATTCTGTGGGAAATTCATTCGTTTGCCTTTTTTCGCAAGAAATGACCGCCATGCGGCCCATGGAAGCGCAGCCTTCGGACTTTCGTGCCTTGGCTTTGCCCTGCCCTTCCCTTCATAACCCCTGCCAGCATGTCCTTTGTGAGTTTACCGAAGTCTTCGAAAATGAACAACGACGACGCCAAGGCCTGACAGCTTTTAAGCTAAGAGGAATATGGCAACCCAAGACCGAGATGTAAGGTTTGCTGCTTTTT is a window encoding:
- a CDS encoding haloacid dehalogenase-like hydrolase; its protein translation is MTPPKNVVFDVVGTLVTYEHLFEAIDERLGERLRARGIQPKLLGCCWLEVAEREYTYLSMSGRYVVFYKVFTALFYRCLHYAGIEDPRAFASDEDVDYLIGEWKSLRLREGAAECVAKLRAAGFTVWCFTAGDIARVGGYFSRGGVEMPVENLLSCDSSGLAKPTPEAYTPILKKLSADGCEPWFAAAHLWDASTAKTVGFKAAYCTALEGEALPEIFGEMDVVAETLPAMADRIIATYEK
- a CDS encoding major facilitator superfamily transporter; protein product: MVNSSPSTSGTTTPTKDHIMSSQEVPAPANTSTTTASQPPPPSPPAQSAGDPEKKAGAPPAYSAFSPWRKRFILIVVTVAGCFGPLAGNIYLPALPTLENEFHASATAINVTVSVFMLTFAFGPLFWASFADWKGRRPLYIISLSIYIVANILLAAVPANYGALVFLRIVQAFGSAAVVSMGAGTVADVTPPKERAFAMSIFLLGPQLGPVLGPVIGGALTVASWRWIFGFLAIAGFVLWIINILMLPETLRARVGSGKLYSQSSFILFPPKLSSPLAPESERGPPPPKPTLLMYWRLFSYPPIGIVSFNTAMLYSTYFAIAVQLPTELADRYNWSSAGVGAGFIAVGVAMIAGSLIGGRFSDWRRARAVKASPDNTVDPENRLADQIWGVVVCAGGCAMYGWFVDISLHPAAVLVATFLTGFGMNWVFVATTAFLTECVAQQAAGAFALGNMLRNPGAAIAALVIPSLVSKMGSGWCFTGLALLDLVLVGSAVIVLRIKSPGWRAARKAKMAAMAAAKQGGPK
- a CDS encoding cytochrome P450 produces the protein MWPFVLDFVCFCYLTLSRAEEKEGRLLPSCRWSHLDPYAIHEEMLLFLLEVLLLGALLLGLVYYFLLLPPRYPQNIPAIPFWVALIPFFKDVDQSDIFRQYIDKPLRTHGAVKIFFGAQWNILVHRPSYLVEIFKDEDLYEKSGNQKKIPHSVLAEFLGDNIISARGDVWKNYRSVIKPGLQRNFDGEIIESNAVGLCRLLRESQKRAGSGGGGVAVQDLLQRYSVSNFTEAVLGTKLHALDRADAPINLLQTAVKREIFKPIFMSFPFLDRLPLKSRLAARRTVGLFKNELKRALQASHHMPMEKTSPLSDQSDDKLGQRMLDARASGMWDEKQLLDNLTVSFVAGQENPQLLMISSLYLLAKHPEAQEALRQEILSKDAKSSADLAKEDMPYLTSLIYECLRLFPPIGQLINRKAAETALLGGDVVIPKGTYVGYHCYSTNRCPTAWGPTADKFDPGRWGSSSEVIQQNYRRRRVRGEWISFHGGKRACLGEKFAMLEMGTTLIQLVREFSFALDPMWVDRKTPNFGADERLLVRFFSRPVPFILEHFGWF